From Spartinivicinus ruber, the proteins below share one genomic window:
- a CDS encoding OmpH family outer membrane protein, translating to MVKKLANVIGLVFAGFVFATVLTPAAMAEVKVAVVDYHKALNQSDAAKRYLKQLENKFGGKVNTLKKLETDAKRINAKLKKDAAAMSDTERGKLQLELKRKAEDYQIQTKEFQAEKNKADRTQFKQLKPKLDKAIAEVAKANGYDLVLNRATAFYINPKHDITLKVIQKLNTYR from the coding sequence TTGGTTAAGAAGCTAGCCAATGTAATCGGACTGGTATTTGCCGGATTTGTATTTGCAACTGTATTAACCCCTGCTGCTATGGCTGAAGTAAAAGTGGCTGTAGTTGACTATCACAAAGCACTTAATCAGTCAGATGCTGCTAAAAGATACCTTAAACAGCTTGAAAACAAGTTTGGTGGTAAAGTTAATACTTTGAAAAAACTTGAGACTGATGCCAAGCGAATTAATGCCAAGCTTAAGAAAGACGCTGCAGCAATGAGTGATACTGAGCGTGGTAAATTACAGCTTGAACTAAAAAGGAAGGCTGAAGATTATCAAATTCAGACTAAAGAGTTTCAGGCAGAAAAAAACAAAGCAGATCGTACTCAGTTTAAACAACTGAAGCCAAAGCTGGATAAAGCTATTGCTGAAGTAGCAAAAGCTAATGGTTATGATCTCGTGTTAAATCGTGCAACAGCATTCTATATTAATCCAAAACATGATATAACTCTCAAAGTAATCCAGAAACTTAATACCTACCGTTAA
- the bamA gene encoding outer membrane protein assembly factor BamA, translated as MKRYLLSLLVGCAAIPYVALADTFVVSDIRINGLQRVSAGTVFNSIPVGAGDEVDDQTVVETTRTLFKTGYFQDIRLSRDGNVLVISVVERPAISSIKIDGNKAIETKKLLEGLKQAGLSEGEIFQKATLEAVRLELERQYVGQGRYGVKVDTDVEPLPRNRVALKINIKEGAVAKIKHINIVGNKVFPTDDLLDLFELQPSSLLSFYSNDDKYSREKLSGDLERLRSHYFDRGYVNFNIASTQVSISPDKEKVYITVNVNEGEKFTIKDVKLAGDLVVPETEMKSLVGVKEGQIFSRKELTKTEEQLLDRLGNEGYTFANVNTIPQPHDDNTVSITFFVDPGKRTYVRRVNFVGNTKTEDEVLRREMRQMEGAWASTDKIEQSRTRLERLGYFKQVNVETPAVPGTTDQIDVNYAVEEQPSGSVQATLGFSQGSGLILGGNISQSNFLGTGNKVNLGLNTSKVRTLYRFGFIDPYYTVDGVSRGFNVFYRTTDFEEADISNYSTDVWGGDVTFGYPISETERLSFGFGLDNTDVSTGSNTAQQIVDFLDKEGDSFLNYKFNIGWNESTLNRGILATDGHSQSIGLELALPGSDLKFYKLNYTGQIFTPISEKLTLHLKTNLGYGDSFGGTSELPFYENYYAGGFGSVRGFKNNTLGPRAVRKDNNDDDPIGGNILVEGTAEVIFPMPFIKDQRSVRSAVFLDAGNVFDSNCGDDDKNCSNADFGELRYSVGLGVTWITGLGPLTFSLAKGLNADSSDETEVFQFALGQSF; from the coding sequence ATGAAACGTTATTTGTTGTCTTTATTAGTTGGGTGTGCAGCAATACCCTATGTTGCATTAGCAGATACGTTTGTCGTATCTGATATAAGAATAAACGGCTTGCAGCGAGTATCTGCAGGTACCGTATTTAATTCAATACCGGTAGGGGCTGGTGATGAAGTTGATGACCAGACCGTTGTTGAAACCACGCGAACACTATTTAAAACAGGCTATTTCCAAGATATTCGTTTATCCCGAGATGGCAATGTTTTAGTAATCAGTGTTGTTGAGCGACCAGCTATTAGCTCAATTAAAATTGATGGAAATAAAGCAATTGAAACTAAAAAGTTGCTTGAAGGTTTAAAACAGGCTGGGCTGTCAGAAGGGGAGATTTTTCAAAAAGCGACCCTAGAAGCAGTTAGGTTGGAACTAGAGCGGCAATATGTTGGTCAAGGTCGGTATGGCGTGAAAGTCGATACGGATGTGGAGCCGTTACCTCGGAACAGAGTTGCTTTAAAAATCAATATTAAAGAAGGCGCTGTTGCTAAAATTAAGCATATTAATATTGTTGGTAATAAGGTTTTCCCTACCGATGATTTGCTGGATTTATTTGAATTACAACCTTCAAGTTTGCTTTCGTTTTACAGTAATGATGATAAATACTCACGTGAAAAGTTGTCTGGTGATTTAGAGCGATTGCGTTCTCATTATTTTGATCGGGGCTATGTGAACTTTAATATTGCCTCCACGCAGGTTTCTATCTCTCCAGATAAAGAGAAAGTCTATATTACTGTCAATGTGAATGAGGGTGAAAAGTTTACGATCAAAGATGTCAAATTAGCGGGTGACTTAGTTGTCCCTGAAACTGAGATGAAATCCTTAGTAGGTGTTAAAGAAGGGCAAATCTTTTCGCGCAAAGAGCTAACCAAAACGGAAGAACAACTACTGGACCGGTTAGGTAATGAAGGTTATACCTTTGCCAACGTAAATACCATTCCTCAGCCACATGATGACAATACCGTCTCTATAACCTTTTTTGTTGACCCTGGCAAACGCACATATGTGCGAAGAGTCAACTTCGTAGGTAATACAAAAACGGAAGATGAAGTATTGCGTAGAGAAATGCGTCAAATGGAAGGCGCGTGGGCTTCAACAGATAAAATTGAGCAGTCTCGTACTCGCTTGGAGCGGTTAGGCTACTTTAAACAGGTTAATGTTGAAACCCCAGCAGTACCAGGTACAACAGACCAAATTGATGTTAACTATGCTGTTGAAGAGCAGCCATCTGGTAGTGTTCAGGCCACACTAGGTTTTTCTCAAGGTAGTGGGTTAATTTTGGGTGGTAATATCAGTCAAAGTAACTTCTTAGGAACAGGAAATAAAGTTAACCTCGGTTTAAACACCAGTAAAGTACGTACTTTGTATCGGTTTGGCTTTATTGATCCCTACTATACCGTTGATGGCGTAAGTCGTGGTTTTAATGTGTTTTATCGTACCACTGACTTTGAAGAAGCTGATATCTCTAACTATTCAACTGATGTATGGGGTGGTGATGTAACCTTTGGCTACCCTATTTCAGAAACTGAGCGCTTAAGTTTTGGCTTTGGCTTAGATAATACTGATGTTAGTACGGGTTCTAATACAGCCCAGCAGATAGTCGACTTTTTAGATAAAGAAGGCGATAGCTTTTTAAACTACAAGTTTAATATTGGATGGAATGAGTCCACCTTAAATCGTGGAATTCTGGCAACAGATGGTCATTCTCAGTCCATTGGGCTAGAGCTTGCACTACCTGGTAGTGACTTGAAGTTTTATAAACTTAACTATACTGGGCAAATCTTTACGCCGATCAGTGAAAAGCTGACACTGCACTTAAAAACCAACTTAGGCTATGGGGATAGCTTTGGTGGTACTTCAGAACTGCCGTTTTATGAAAATTATTATGCGGGTGGTTTTGGTTCTGTGCGCGGTTTCAAGAACAATACTCTTGGCCCCAGGGCTGTGCGCAAGGATAATAATGACGATGATCCAATAGGCGGCAATATTTTGGTTGAAGGAACAGCAGAAGTTATCTTCCCTATGCCGTTTATAAAAGATCAACGTTCTGTGCGTAGTGCTGTATTTTTGGATGCCGGCAATGTTTTCGATAGCAATTGCGGCGATGATGACAAGAATTGCAGTAATGCAGACTTTGGTGAGTTGCGTTATTCGGTAGGCTTAGGCGTTACCTGGATAACAGGCTTAGGGCCTTTAACGTTTAGTTTGGCTAAAGGGCTTAATGCTGACTCAAGTGATGAAACTGAAGTCTTTCAATTTGCACTGGGACAGTCATTTTAA